The following nucleotide sequence is from Terriglobales bacterium.
TTGGGCAGGGTCTGGCCCAGGCGCGTGGCGGCGGCTTCCACCTCCGCGAACTTCTCCTGGCTGACGACGGGGTTCTTGAAGAAGGACCCGGCGCTGCGGGAGTCGTCGTCGCCGGGGACGATGAGCATGGCCTTGCTCAGCCGGATGCGGCGCACCGCCTCGCGCGTCTCGGAGAGCGTGGGCGAGTCCTTGCGCCCGGCAAAGTAGTTCTTCAGGTCGGCGTAGGCGAGGTGCGGCTTGCCTCCGGAGGCGAGCAGGAATGTCACGCGCAGCACGATGTAACGCCCGCGTGCCGTGGTATTGAACATGGTGCTGCGGTAGCGGAAGCCGCACTCGGCGTTGGAGAGCTCCTTCACCTCGCCGC
It contains:
- a CDS encoding UDP-N-acetylenolpyruvoylglucosamine reductase gives rise to the protein GEVKELSNAECGFRYRSTMFNTTARGRYIVLRVTFLLASGGKPHLAYADLKNYFAGRKDSPTLSETREAVRRIRLSKAMLIVPGDDDSRSAGSFFKNPVVSQEKFAEVEAAATRLGQTLPKWPAEGNRVKIPAAWLVEHAGFPKGFTRGPVGISRKHSLAIVNRGNAKAADIVALKDEVQKRVIGEFGIELVPELVFVGFEPA